The following proteins come from a genomic window of Miscanthus floridulus cultivar M001 chromosome 2, ASM1932011v1, whole genome shotgun sequence:
- the LOC136538723 gene encoding uncharacterized protein: protein MVIVDPKALASAHQFTVVIDGVETAVHDGVLRRNGGTVAVVGPGVLEVSRLQHVVVRGGGGGDVRFSRCGYAAAEDCGAALFHRCDAVRVGGSRDVAVRRCRSADVEHVAGAVAIRRCKGAVRVRGAGGELRVGRCREADVGGCADVAVARCRAARADWCGALALGRCGSADVTRCGAVRVNRCRDATVSGCGTVAVRRGKVSMVEMGQQVPPDFHEQTMMYQQGEPVLTTPVAVVAK from the coding sequence ATGGTGATCGTTGATCCAAAAGCCCTGGCCTCCGCGCACCAGTTCACCGTCGTCATCGACGGCGTCGAGACGGCCGTCCACGATGGCGTGCTCCGGCGCAACGGCGGCACGGTGGCCGTGGTCGGCCCGGGCGTCCTGGAGGTGAGCCGTCTCCAGCACGTGgtggtgcgcggcggcggcggcggcgacgtccGCTTCTCCCGGTGCGGGTACGCGGCCGCCGAGGACTGCGGCGCGGCGTTGTTCCACCGGTGCGACGCGGTGCGCGTGGGCGGCTCCCGCGACGTGGCCGTGCGCCGGTGCCGCTCCGCCGACGTGGAGCACGTGGCGGGCGCCGTGGCCATCCGCCGCTGTAAGGGCGCCGTGCGCGTCCGCGGCGCCGGGGGGGAGCTCCGCGTGGGCCGGTGCCGGGAGGCCGACGTCGGCGGGTGCGCCGACGTCGCCGTGGCGCGGTGCCGCGCCGCGCGCGCCGACTGGTGCGGCGCGCTCGCGCTGGGGAGGTGCGGCTCCGCCGACGTCACCCGCTGCGGCGCCGTGCGCGTCAACCGCTGCCGCGACGCCACCGTGTCCGGGTGCGGCACCGTGGCGGTGCGCCGGGGAAAGGTGAGCATGGTGGAGATGGGCCAGCAGGTGCCGCCGGATTTTCACGAGCAGACGATGATGTATCAGCAGGGTGAACCTGTCCTCACTACGCCGGTGGCAGTCGTGGCCAAGTGA